One Clavibacter zhangzhiyongii genomic region harbors:
- a CDS encoding M3 family metallopeptidase, with protein MTTSPNPFLEPSTLPYGMPPFADIREEHFRPAFEAGIAEHLAEVRAIADSTEPPTFENTLVALERAGRVLDRVGHVFFTLSSADSSPATRALDAEIAPELAAHEDAIRLDSALYARIRAVHDARHDSGLDAESVYLVERYLAEFTIAGAGLDDDAKERLRDLNRRLSVLTTRFESNLLEDTNDLAVVVDDVAELDGLGEGAIAAAAQAAADRGLEGEHLITLVLPTGHPYLSQLTDRGLRQRIMEASLARGARGNAHDNRPLVLEITRLRAERAALLGFPSHAAAVTADQTAGTPEAVADMLGRLAPAAARNARAEAVELQRVIDRTQEERGEPTFELAAWDWAFYSEKVRTERYDVDTERMRPYLEADRVLRDGVFRAATELYGVTFTERDDIVAYHPDARVFEVRDEDGSPVGLYVLDLHTRDSKRGGAWMNPLISQSALLDTPTVVLNNLNVPKPPAGSPTLLSYDETNTLFHEFGHALHGLFARVTYPRFAGTNVFRDFVEFPSQVNEMWMLWPEILASYAVHHETGERMPDELVAAVQASSAFNEGFLTSEYLGAALLDQAWHRIGVDDVVEDVDAFQAEALAAVGLDVPAVLPRYASSYFQHTFAGGYDAGYYSYIWSEVLDADTVGWFHENGGLTRANGDRFRSRLLGVGGSKDPLEAYRDFRGRDAVIEPLLERRGLAD; from the coding sequence ATGACGACGTCCCCGAACCCCTTCCTCGAACCGAGCACCCTCCCCTACGGGATGCCCCCCTTCGCCGACATCCGCGAGGAGCACTTCCGTCCCGCGTTCGAGGCCGGCATCGCCGAGCACCTCGCGGAGGTGCGGGCCATCGCGGACTCGACGGAGCCGCCCACGTTCGAGAACACCCTCGTGGCGCTGGAGCGCGCGGGCCGGGTGCTCGACCGCGTCGGCCACGTCTTCTTCACGCTCTCCTCGGCCGACAGCTCCCCCGCCACCCGCGCGCTCGACGCGGAGATCGCCCCCGAGCTCGCGGCGCACGAGGACGCGATCCGCCTCGACTCCGCCCTCTACGCGCGGATCCGCGCGGTGCACGACGCCCGCCACGACTCCGGCCTCGACGCCGAGTCCGTCTACCTCGTCGAGCGGTACCTCGCCGAGTTCACGATCGCGGGCGCCGGCCTCGACGACGACGCGAAGGAGCGCCTCCGGGACCTCAACCGCCGCCTCTCCGTGCTCACCACGCGCTTCGAGTCGAACCTGCTGGAGGACACGAACGACCTCGCCGTCGTCGTCGACGACGTCGCCGAGCTCGACGGCCTGGGCGAGGGAGCGATCGCGGCCGCCGCGCAGGCCGCCGCCGACCGCGGGCTCGAGGGCGAGCACCTCATCACGCTCGTGCTCCCGACCGGGCACCCGTACCTGTCGCAGCTCACCGACCGCGGGCTGCGCCAGCGGATCATGGAGGCGTCGCTCGCCCGCGGCGCCCGCGGGAACGCGCACGACAACCGCCCGCTCGTGCTGGAGATCACGCGGCTCCGCGCCGAGCGCGCCGCCCTCCTCGGCTTCCCGAGCCACGCGGCCGCCGTCACCGCGGACCAGACCGCCGGGACGCCCGAGGCCGTCGCCGACATGCTGGGCCGGCTCGCCCCCGCCGCGGCGCGCAACGCCCGCGCCGAGGCCGTCGAGCTGCAGCGCGTGATCGACCGCACGCAGGAGGAGCGCGGCGAGCCCACCTTCGAGCTGGCCGCATGGGACTGGGCCTTCTACAGCGAGAAGGTCCGCACCGAACGCTACGACGTCGACACCGAGCGGATGCGCCCGTACCTCGAGGCCGACCGCGTCCTCCGCGACGGCGTCTTCCGCGCGGCGACCGAGCTGTACGGCGTGACCTTCACGGAGCGCGACGACATCGTCGCCTACCACCCCGACGCGCGCGTCTTCGAGGTGCGCGACGAGGACGGTTCGCCCGTCGGCCTCTACGTCCTCGACCTGCACACGCGCGACTCGAAGCGCGGCGGCGCGTGGATGAACCCCCTCATCTCCCAGAGCGCCCTGCTCGACACGCCCACGGTGGTGCTCAACAACCTCAACGTGCCGAAGCCGCCCGCGGGCAGCCCCACCCTCCTCAGCTACGACGAGACGAACACGCTCTTCCACGAGTTCGGCCACGCGCTGCACGGCCTTTTCGCCCGCGTGACCTACCCGCGCTTCGCCGGGACGAACGTCTTCCGCGACTTCGTCGAGTTCCCCAGCCAGGTCAACGAGATGTGGATGCTGTGGCCCGAGATCCTCGCCTCGTACGCCGTGCACCACGAGACCGGCGAGCGGATGCCCGACGAGCTCGTCGCCGCCGTGCAGGCGTCGAGCGCGTTCAACGAGGGCTTCCTCACGAGCGAGTACCTCGGCGCCGCGCTGCTCGACCAGGCGTGGCACCGCATCGGCGTCGACGACGTCGTCGAGGACGTGGACGCCTTCCAGGCCGAGGCCCTCGCCGCCGTCGGCCTCGACGTGCCCGCCGTCCTCCCCCGCTACGCGTCCAGCTACTTCCAGCACACCTTCGCGGGCGGCTACGACGCGGGCTACTACTCCTACATCTGGAGCGAGGTGCTCGACGCCGACACGGTGGGGTGGTTCCACGAGAACGGCGGCCTCACGCGCGCGAACGGCGACCGGTTCCGGTCGCGCCTGCTCGGCGTCGGCGGGTCGAAGGACCCGCTCGAGGCGTACCGCGACTTCCGCGGCCGCGACGCCGTCATCGAGCCGCTGCTCGAGCGCCGGGGCCTCGCCGACTGA
- a CDS encoding methyltransferase domain-containing protein, which yields MNSERYTHGHHESVLRVHSARTVRNSAAYLEPHLRAGLDVLDVGSGPGTITVELADLVAPGRVVGLDMSEDVVRQATELAGARGTANVEFVAGSVYELPYADASFDVVHAHQVLQHVGDPVRALAEMRRVTRPGGLVAARDVIYSKVALFPETDGLRLWADAYLPVHRANGGEPDAGSRLKAWARAAGFTDIASSASVWCFSSDDERAWWGGAWADRAVASSFAGQALEGGFATDDDLQAIRAAWQDWAADEDGFLAMPHGEVLARR from the coding sequence GTGAACAGCGAGCGATACACCCACGGCCACCACGAGAGCGTCCTCCGCGTGCACAGCGCGCGCACCGTCCGGAACTCCGCCGCGTACCTCGAACCGCACCTGCGGGCGGGGCTCGACGTGCTGGACGTCGGCAGCGGCCCCGGCACCATCACGGTGGAGCTCGCCGACCTCGTCGCGCCCGGCCGCGTGGTCGGCCTCGACATGTCGGAGGACGTCGTGCGGCAGGCGACCGAGCTGGCCGGGGCGCGCGGCACGGCGAACGTGGAGTTCGTCGCGGGATCCGTCTACGAGCTGCCCTACGCCGACGCGTCGTTCGACGTCGTGCACGCGCACCAGGTGCTGCAGCACGTCGGTGACCCGGTCCGCGCGCTGGCGGAGATGCGCCGCGTCACGCGCCCCGGCGGCCTGGTCGCGGCGCGCGACGTCATCTACTCGAAGGTCGCGCTCTTCCCCGAGACGGACGGCCTCCGGCTCTGGGCCGACGCCTACCTGCCGGTGCACCGCGCCAACGGCGGCGAGCCCGACGCGGGATCCCGCCTCAAGGCGTGGGCGCGCGCGGCCGGCTTCACGGACATCGCGTCGAGCGCGTCGGTCTGGTGCTTCTCCTCCGACGACGAGCGCGCGTGGTGGGGCGGCGCGTGGGCCGACCGCGCGGTGGCGTCGTCGTTCGCGGGGCAGGCGCTCGAGGGCGGCTTCGCGACGGACGACGACCTGCAGGCCATCCGCGCGGCATGGCAGGACTGGGCCGCGGACGAGGACGGCTTCCTGGCGATGCCCCACGGCGAGGTCCTCGCGCGGCGCTGA
- a CDS encoding GNAT family N-acetyltransferase: MTISIRPVRDGDFFPWFDLFAGYAEHYGTELTDENAVLAWSHLIDERHASTALVAVDDAHEGALVGLAHFHRFSRLARGTDGLLVDDLYVREISRRQGVGEQLLAAVADVARREGAGMLRWITAEDNADAQRLYDRVARRTTWVTYEQDV, from the coding sequence ATGACCATCTCGATCCGCCCCGTCCGCGACGGCGACTTCTTCCCCTGGTTCGACCTGTTCGCCGGCTACGCCGAGCACTACGGCACCGAGCTGACCGACGAGAACGCGGTCCTCGCCTGGAGCCACCTCATCGACGAGCGGCACGCCAGCACAGCGCTCGTCGCCGTCGACGACGCACACGAGGGCGCCCTCGTCGGCCTCGCGCACTTCCACCGCTTCTCGCGCCTCGCCCGCGGCACCGACGGCCTGCTGGTCGACGACCTGTACGTGCGCGAGATCTCGCGCCGCCAGGGCGTGGGCGAGCAGCTGCTCGCCGCGGTCGCCGACGTCGCCCGCCGCGAGGGCGCGGGGATGCTCCGCTGGATCACGGCCGAGGACAACGCCGACGCGCAGCGCCTCTACGACCGGGTCGCCCGCCGCACCACGTGGGTCACCTACGAGCAGGACGTCTGA
- the valS gene encoding valine--tRNA ligase, translating into MADERRPDTAEGQAAQVARVPDKPALEGLEAKWGGRWQADGTYDFRRDEAAAGTVFSIDTPPPTASGSLHIGHVFSYTHTDVIARYRRMRGESVFYPLGWDDNGLPTERRVQNFYGVRCDPTLPYDPDYRPAETGGTSKPGDQQPISRRNFIELCERLTEEDEKQFEDLFRTLGLSVDWRQSYRTIGAEAQVASQRAFLRNLARGEAYQADAPTLWDVTFRTAVAQAELEDREQPSAYHRLAFHRPDGDDVIIDTTRPELLAACVALVAHPDDERYQGLFGTTVTTPVFGVEVPVLAHHLAQPDKGSGIAMVCTFGDLNDVVWWRELQLENRAIVGFDGRIVSEAPAAITSEAGREAYAAIAGKTVFSAKAAVVELLTESGELIGEPRKITHPVKFYEKGDKPLEIVSTRQWYIRNGGRDEELREGLIGRGREIGFVPDFMRVRYENWVGGLNGDWLVSRQRFFGVPLPVWYPLDAGGNPEFDRAITPSEDQLPVDPSSDPAPGYSEDQRGVPGGFQGELDVMDTWATSSLTPQLAGGWERDPELFDLVFPFSMRPQGQDIIRTWLFSTVLRAELEHGRAPWRTAAISGWILDPDRKKMSKSKGNVVTPAATLEQFGSDAVRYWAASARLGVDAAMDPQNPTQIKIGRRLAIKVLNAAKFILSFEAPEGARATHAVDVGMLAALAEVVETATTALEEYDHARALEVTESFFWTFCDDYLELVKDRAYSADADPADRGSAVAALREALDVLLRLFAPFVPFAAEEAWSWSHDGSIHTAPWPTAPAPDAPATGGVADPRLLALAGRALVGIRRAKTDAKASQKTPVAEAVVSASADDIRSLELVARDLRAVGRITDLTFIEGDGPAVTRITLAPVEQPEENRA; encoded by the coding sequence ATGGCAGACGAACGACGTCCGGACACCGCCGAGGGGCAGGCCGCGCAGGTCGCCCGGGTCCCCGACAAGCCGGCCCTCGAGGGCCTCGAGGCGAAGTGGGGCGGCCGCTGGCAGGCCGACGGCACGTACGACTTCCGCCGCGACGAGGCCGCCGCCGGCACCGTCTTCTCCATCGACACCCCGCCGCCCACGGCGAGCGGATCCCTCCACATCGGCCACGTCTTCAGCTACACGCACACCGACGTGATCGCCCGCTACCGCCGCATGCGCGGCGAGAGCGTCTTCTACCCGCTCGGCTGGGACGACAACGGCCTCCCCACCGAGCGCCGCGTGCAGAACTTCTACGGCGTCCGCTGCGACCCGACGCTCCCCTACGACCCGGACTACCGGCCCGCCGAGACCGGCGGCACGTCGAAGCCCGGCGACCAGCAGCCCATCTCCCGCCGCAACTTCATCGAGCTGTGCGAGCGCCTCACCGAGGAGGACGAGAAGCAGTTCGAGGACCTCTTCCGCACGCTCGGCCTCAGCGTCGACTGGCGCCAGAGCTACCGCACCATCGGCGCCGAGGCGCAGGTCGCCTCGCAGCGCGCGTTCCTCCGCAACCTCGCCCGCGGCGAGGCCTACCAGGCCGACGCGCCCACGCTGTGGGACGTCACCTTCCGCACCGCCGTCGCGCAGGCCGAGCTCGAGGACCGCGAGCAGCCGAGCGCCTACCACCGCCTCGCGTTCCACCGCCCGGACGGCGACGACGTGATCATCGACACGACCCGCCCCGAGCTCCTCGCGGCGTGCGTGGCCCTCGTCGCGCACCCCGACGACGAGCGCTACCAGGGCCTGTTCGGCACCACCGTCACGACGCCGGTCTTCGGCGTCGAGGTCCCCGTGCTCGCGCACCACCTCGCGCAGCCCGACAAGGGATCCGGCATCGCCATGGTCTGCACGTTCGGCGACCTCAACGACGTCGTGTGGTGGCGCGAGCTGCAGCTGGAGAACCGCGCGATCGTCGGCTTCGACGGCCGCATCGTCTCCGAGGCGCCCGCCGCCATCACGTCGGAGGCCGGCCGCGAGGCGTACGCCGCCATCGCCGGCAAGACGGTCTTCTCCGCCAAGGCGGCCGTGGTCGAGCTCCTCACGGAGTCCGGCGAGCTGATCGGCGAGCCCCGCAAGATCACCCACCCCGTCAAGTTCTACGAGAAGGGCGACAAGCCCCTCGAGATCGTCTCGACCCGCCAGTGGTACATCCGCAACGGCGGCCGGGACGAGGAGCTGCGCGAGGGCCTCATCGGCCGCGGCCGCGAGATCGGCTTCGTGCCCGACTTCATGCGCGTGCGCTACGAGAACTGGGTCGGCGGCCTCAACGGCGACTGGCTCGTCTCCCGCCAGCGCTTCTTCGGCGTGCCGCTGCCCGTCTGGTACCCGCTCGACGCCGGCGGCAACCCCGAGTTCGACCGCGCGATCACGCCGTCGGAGGACCAGCTGCCCGTCGACCCGTCGTCGGATCCCGCCCCCGGCTACTCCGAGGATCAGCGCGGCGTGCCCGGCGGCTTCCAGGGCGAGCTCGACGTCATGGACACCTGGGCCACCTCCTCCCTCACCCCGCAGCTCGCGGGCGGCTGGGAGCGCGACCCGGAGCTGTTCGACCTCGTGTTCCCGTTCTCGATGCGGCCGCAGGGCCAGGACATCATCCGCACGTGGCTCTTCTCCACCGTCCTCCGCGCCGAGCTGGAGCACGGCCGGGCGCCCTGGAGGACGGCCGCGATCTCCGGCTGGATCCTCGACCCCGACCGCAAGAAGATGTCGAAGTCGAAGGGCAACGTCGTCACGCCCGCCGCGACGCTCGAGCAGTTCGGCTCGGATGCGGTGCGCTACTGGGCCGCGTCCGCGCGCCTCGGCGTCGACGCCGCCATGGACCCGCAGAACCCGACGCAGATCAAGATCGGCCGCCGACTCGCGATCAAGGTCCTCAACGCGGCGAAGTTCATCCTGTCCTTCGAGGCCCCCGAGGGTGCCCGCGCCACCCACGCCGTCGACGTCGGCATGCTCGCCGCCCTGGCCGAGGTCGTCGAGACCGCGACCACCGCGCTCGAGGAGTACGACCACGCCCGCGCGCTCGAGGTCACGGAGAGCTTCTTCTGGACCTTCTGCGACGACTACCTGGAGCTCGTCAAGGACCGCGCGTACTCGGCCGACGCCGACCCGGCCGACCGGGGTTCCGCCGTCGCGGCCCTCCGCGAGGCCCTCGACGTGCTGCTGCGCCTGTTCGCGCCCTTCGTGCCGTTCGCGGCCGAGGAGGCGTGGAGCTGGTCGCACGACGGCTCGATCCACACCGCCCCGTGGCCGACCGCGCCCGCCCCGGACGCCCCGGCGACCGGCGGCGTGGCCGACCCGCGGCTCCTGGCCCTCGCCGGGCGCGCGCTCGTCGGCATCCGCCGCGCCAAGACCGACGCCAAGGCCTCGCAGAAGACGCCCGTCGCCGAGGCCGTCGTCTCCGCGTCGGCCGACGACATCCGCTCGCTCGAGCTCGTGGCGCGGGACCTCCGCGCCGTGGGCCGCATCACCGACCTGACGTTCATCGAGGGGGACGGCCCGGCCGTCACCCGCATCACGCTCGCCCCCGTCGAGCAGCCCGAGGAGAACCGCGCATGA
- a CDS encoding phosphoenolpyruvate carboxykinase (GTP), producing MTTIQDAPPHTAADRPRGSRTGTGTGAPAPDARPLPPGTAAPALCRDPRVAAWVAEVAALTLPDRVVWCTGSVAEYDRLTRRMVEDGTLIRLNPEWRPHSFLARSDPADVARVEDRTFICSAREADAGPTNNWRDPVETRAELRELFAGSMRGRTLYVVPFSMGPLGGAISQLGVQITDSPYVVASMALMTRMGDDALRLIGPDTAWVRALHGLGAPLVDDAGRRTADVPWPHNPDKRICHFPEEREIISFGSGYGGNALLGKKCFSLRIASAMARDEGWLAEHMLLIRITSPEGRRFHVAAAFPSACGKTNLAMLTPTIPGWSVETLGDDIAWLRPDVQGRLRAVNPERGLFGVAPGTGEATNPVAMSTIWGNAIYTNVALRPDGDVWWEGMTPTPPAGLVDWQGQPWSPASGTPAAHPNARFTVGIEQCPTLADAWDDPDGVVVDAILFGGRRATNVPLVAEADGWEHGVFLGATMASERTAAAEGRVGELRHDPFAMQPFVGYDMADHWRHWLEVGAGLGDGAPRVFQVNWFRRGEDGSFLWPGFGENARVLEWVVRRIEDRVPARPSPVGGLPVPADLDVAGLDLAEGALEELLALDPASWLEELDAVDAHFARFGGRVPAALTARVDAMRRAFREAAADATA from the coding sequence ATGACCACCATCCAGGACGCACCCCCGCACACCGCCGCCGACCGCCCGCGCGGCAGCCGGACCGGCACCGGCACCGGCGCACCCGCCCCCGACGCCCGCCCGCTCCCGCCCGGCACGGCCGCCCCCGCCCTCTGCCGCGACCCCCGCGTCGCCGCCTGGGTCGCCGAGGTGGCGGCGCTCACCCTCCCCGACCGGGTCGTGTGGTGCACGGGCAGCGTCGCCGAGTACGACCGCCTCACCCGGCGCATGGTGGAGGACGGCACGCTCATCCGGCTGAACCCCGAGTGGCGCCCGCACAGCTTCCTCGCCCGCAGCGACCCGGCCGACGTGGCGCGCGTCGAGGACCGCACCTTCATCTGCTCGGCGCGCGAGGCGGACGCCGGCCCCACGAACAACTGGCGCGACCCCGTCGAGACGCGCGCGGAGCTGCGGGAGCTGTTCGCGGGATCCATGCGCGGCCGCACCCTCTACGTCGTCCCGTTCTCCATGGGCCCTCTCGGCGGCGCGATCTCGCAGCTCGGCGTGCAGATCACCGACAGCCCGTACGTCGTCGCGAGCATGGCCCTCATGACCCGGATGGGCGACGACGCGCTCCGCCTGATCGGCCCCGACACCGCCTGGGTGCGCGCGCTGCACGGGCTCGGCGCGCCGCTCGTCGACGACGCCGGCCGCCGCACCGCGGACGTCCCGTGGCCGCACAACCCCGACAAGCGCATCTGCCACTTCCCCGAGGAGCGCGAGATCATCTCGTTCGGCTCGGGCTACGGCGGCAACGCGCTCCTCGGCAAGAAGTGCTTCTCGCTCCGCATCGCCTCGGCCATGGCGCGCGACGAGGGCTGGCTCGCCGAGCACATGCTCCTCATCCGCATCACGAGCCCGGAGGGCCGCCGCTTCCACGTCGCCGCCGCGTTCCCGTCCGCGTGCGGCAAGACGAACCTCGCGATGCTGACGCCCACGATCCCCGGCTGGAGCGTCGAGACGCTCGGCGACGACATCGCCTGGCTCCGGCCCGACGTGCAGGGCCGGCTCCGCGCGGTCAACCCCGAGCGCGGCCTGTTCGGCGTCGCGCCCGGCACCGGCGAGGCCACGAACCCCGTCGCGATGTCGACCATCTGGGGCAACGCCATCTACACGAACGTCGCGCTCCGCCCCGACGGGGACGTGTGGTGGGAGGGCATGACGCCCACGCCGCCGGCCGGCCTCGTCGACTGGCAGGGGCAGCCGTGGTCCCCCGCGTCGGGCACGCCCGCCGCGCACCCCAACGCGCGCTTCACCGTGGGCATCGAGCAGTGCCCGACGCTCGCGGACGCCTGGGACGACCCCGACGGCGTGGTGGTCGACGCGATCCTCTTCGGCGGCCGCCGCGCGACCAACGTGCCGCTCGTCGCCGAGGCCGACGGCTGGGAGCACGGCGTCTTCCTCGGCGCGACCATGGCCAGCGAGCGCACGGCCGCGGCCGAGGGGCGCGTGGGCGAGCTGCGGCACGACCCGTTCGCGATGCAGCCCTTCGTCGGCTACGACATGGCCGACCACTGGCGGCACTGGCTCGAGGTCGGCGCGGGCCTCGGCGACGGCGCGCCGCGCGTCTTCCAGGTCAACTGGTTCCGCCGCGGCGAGGACGGCTCCTTCCTCTGGCCGGGCTTCGGCGAGAACGCGCGCGTGCTCGAGTGGGTCGTCCGCCGCATCGAGGACCGCGTGCCCGCCCGCCCCAGCCCCGTCGGCGGCCTGCCCGTGCCGGCCGACCTCGACGTCGCGGGCCTCGACCTCGCCGAGGGCGCCCTCGAGGAGCTGCTGGCGCTGGATCCCGCCTCCTGGCTCGAGGAGCTCGACGCCGTCGACGCGCACTTCGCCCGCTTCGGCGGCCGGGTGCCGGCGGCGCTGACGGCCCGCGTCGACGCGATGCGCCGGGCCTTCCGGGAGGCCGCCGCCGACGCCACGGCGTGA
- a CDS encoding helix-turn-helix domain-containing protein, producing MDQLVIGRRIRHARKGAGLTLQALGERAGILPSQLSMIENGRRETRLSTLGRIAGALGVDVTHLLATEAPDARSALEIELDRAQRSSLYGSLGLPAVPASRALPQETLEALVGLHRELARRARESIATPEEARRANTEQRLMMRGRDNHMPAIEDLAERMLADVGHRSGALSHRSVSRMAEGLGFELIYVDDLPRSTRSVTDLGSGRIYLPPASIPGGHGLRSMALQAMAHRVLGHEEPASYADFLRQRLEINYFAAACLMPLTQSVEFLSEAKARRDLAVEDFRDAFGVTHEAAALRLTNISTTHLDLRVHFLRVGGDGAVYKAYENDGLPLPVDVTGAVEGQPVCREWAARGAFDRTNRTTEFHQYTDTPAGSFWCSTQTGSTAEGEYSISFGVPFAHAKWFRGRETTARSVSRCPDESCCRRADPEDADRWRDRARPSARLHAHILAPLPRGSFPGVDDRELYAFLDRHAGV from the coding sequence ATGGACCAGCTCGTCATCGGACGCCGCATCCGGCACGCGCGGAAGGGCGCGGGGCTCACGCTCCAGGCGCTGGGGGAGCGGGCGGGGATCCTGCCGAGCCAGCTGAGCATGATCGAGAACGGCCGGCGCGAGACGCGGCTGTCGACCCTCGGGCGCATCGCGGGCGCGCTGGGCGTCGACGTCACGCACCTGCTCGCTACGGAGGCGCCCGACGCCCGCTCGGCCCTCGAGATCGAGCTCGACCGGGCGCAGCGCTCCTCGCTCTACGGCTCGCTCGGGCTGCCCGCCGTCCCCGCGAGCCGGGCCCTGCCGCAGGAGACGCTCGAGGCGCTCGTCGGGCTGCACCGCGAGCTCGCGCGCCGCGCCCGCGAGTCGATCGCGACGCCCGAGGAGGCCAGGCGGGCGAACACCGAGCAGCGGCTGATGATGCGCGGGCGCGACAACCACATGCCGGCCATCGAGGACCTGGCCGAGCGGATGCTGGCCGACGTGGGGCACCGCAGCGGCGCGCTCTCGCACCGCAGCGTGAGCCGGATGGCGGAGGGCCTCGGCTTCGAGCTCATCTACGTCGACGACCTGCCGCGCTCGACGCGCTCGGTGACCGACCTCGGCTCGGGGCGGATCTACCTGCCGCCCGCGTCCATCCCCGGCGGGCACGGCCTCCGCTCCATGGCGCTCCAGGCGATGGCCCACCGCGTGCTCGGCCACGAGGAGCCGGCGAGCTACGCCGACTTCCTCCGGCAGCGGCTGGAGATCAACTACTTCGCCGCCGCGTGCCTCATGCCGCTCACCCAGTCGGTCGAGTTCCTCAGCGAGGCCAAGGCGCGCCGCGACCTCGCGGTGGAGGACTTCCGCGACGCGTTCGGCGTGACGCACGAGGCGGCGGCGCTCCGGCTCACGAACATCAGCACGACCCACCTCGACCTGCGCGTGCACTTCCTCCGGGTCGGTGGCGACGGCGCGGTCTACAAGGCGTACGAGAACGACGGGCTGCCGCTGCCCGTCGACGTCACGGGTGCCGTGGAGGGACAGCCGGTGTGCCGGGAGTGGGCGGCGCGCGGTGCGTTCGACCGGACGAACCGGACGACCGAGTTCCACCAGTACACCGACACGCCCGCGGGCAGCTTCTGGTGCTCGACGCAGACGGGATCGACCGCGGAGGGCGAGTACTCCATCTCCTTCGGAGTGCCGTTCGCGCACGCCAAGTGGTTCCGCGGCCGGGAGACGACGGCCAGGAGCGTCTCGCGGTGCCCGGACGAGTCGTGCTGCCGGCGGGCGGATCCCGAGGACGCGGACCGCTGGCGCGACCGGGCCCGGCCGAGCGCCCGGCTGCACGCGCACATCCTCGCGCCCCTGCCGCGCGGGTCCTTCCCGGGCGTGGACGACCGGGAGCTGTACGCGTTCCTCGACCGGCACGCCGGGGTGTGA